One genomic window of Ziziphus jujuba cultivar Dongzao chromosome 4, ASM3175591v1 includes the following:
- the LOC125421794 gene encoding fimbrin-5, translating to MSSFVGVLVSDPWLQSQFTQVELRTLKSRFLSIRTQSGRVTVGDLPALFVKLKAFSEMFTEDEIKAVLEESCKDMDEEIDFESFLRAHLNLQARATTKSGGSKNSSSFLKATTTTFQHTINVSEKSSYVAHINSYLAEDPYMKKYLPIDPSSNALFDLAKDGVLLCKLINVAVPGTIDERAINTKGVLNPWERNENHTLCLNSAKAIGCTVVNIGTQDLVEARPHLVLGLISQIIKIQLLADLNLKKTPQLVELVDDSKDVEELMGLPPEKVLLKWMNFHLKKAGYEKQVTNFSSDVKDGEAYAYLLNALAPEHSGPAALDTRDPAERANMVLEHAEKLDCKRYLTPKDIVEGSPNLNLAFVAQIFQHRNGLTVDSKKMSFAEMMTDDAQTSREERCFRLWINSLGTATYVNNVFEDVRNGWVLLEVLDKVSEGSVNWKQATKPPIKMPFRKVENCNQVIKIGKELNFSLVNVAGNDIVQGNKKLILAYLWQLMRFSMLQLLKNLRSHSQGKEITDADILLWANNKVKKAGRTSQMESFKDKNLSNGIFFLELLSSVEPRVVNWSLVTKGETDEDKKLNATYIISVARKLGCSIFLLPEDIIEVNQKMILILTASIMYWSLLQPAGESDSTPDTPNESNENETGLAGEISNLAINDSASDTVGSPEDGNEQSPHKSENDEPSDNVENEQS from the exons GTTTCTGATCCATGGCTACAGAGCCAATTCACCCAAGTGGAGCTTCGCACCCTCAAATCCAGA TTCCTATCAATAAGGACTCAATCGGGTAGAGTCACAGTGGGAGATTTGCCAGCtctttttgtgaaattgaaggCTTTCAGTGAAATGTTCACTGAGGATGAGATTAAGGCTGTTTTGGAGGAGTCGTGTAAGGACATGGATGAAGAGATTGATTTCGAATCCTTCCTTCGG GCACATCTGAATTTGCAAGCCCGAGCTACAACTAAATCAGGCGGTTCAAAGAATTCCTCTTCATTTCTCAAGGCAACCACAACTACTTTCCAGCATACAATTAATGTATCCGAGAAGTCTTCTTATGTTGCCCACATTAACAGCTACCTGGCTGAAGATCCATACATGAAGAAGTATCTTCCAATAGATCCATCTTCAAATGCTTTGTTTGACCTTGCTAAAGATGGAGTTCTTCTGTG TAAACTTATTAATGTAGCTGTTCCTGGGACTATAGATGAGCGAGCAATTAACACTAAAGGTGTCCTTAATCCATGGGAGAGAAATGAGAACCATACCCTTTGCCTTAATTCTGCAAAGGCTATTGGCTGCACAGTAGTTAATATTGGCACACAAGACTTGGTTGAGGCAAGA CCACATCTTGTACTTGGATTGATTTCTCAAATAATTAAG ATTCAACTTTTGGCTGATCTCAATCTAAAGAAAACTCCTCAACTTGTGGAACTGGTGGATGACAGCAAG GATGTGGAGGAACTCATGGGTTTACCACCAGAGAAGGTTTTGTTGAAATGGATGAATTTCCATCTTAAGAAGGCTGGGTATGAGAAACAAGTCACAAACTTCTCTTCTGATGTGAAG GACGGAGAGGCCTATGCTTACCTGCTTAATGCTCTTGCACCAGAGCATTCTGGCCCTGCTGCCTTAGACACTAGGGATCCTGCAGAAAGAGCAAACATGGTACTTGAGCATGCTGAGAAATTGGATTGCAAAAGATACCTGACACCTAAGGACATTGTTGAGGGCTCCCCAAATCTTAATCTGGCATTTGTTGCACAAATATTCCAGCACAG GAATGGCTTGACTGTTGATTCCAAAAAAATGTCCTTTGCTGAGATGATGACAGATGATGCCCAAACTTCCCGGGAAGAGAGATGCTTCCGATTGTGGATTAACAGTCTTGGAACTGCTACCTATGTCAATAATGTTTTTGAGGATGTTCGAAATGG ATGGGTCCTGTTAGAAGTCCTTGACAAAGTTTCAGAAGGTTCGGTCAACTGGAAGCAGGCAACAAAGCCTCCTATAAAGATGCCATTTAGAAAAGTTGAGAATTGCAACCAAGTTATAAAAATTGGGAAGGAATTAAACTTTTCTCTTGTCAATGTGGCTGGGAATGATATTGTGCAAGGAAATAAGAAGCTCATATTGG CATATTTATGGCAGCTGATGAGGTTTTCCATGCTCCAACTATTGAAAAATTTGAGGTCGCACTCCCAAGGTAAAGAGATTACTGATGCTGATATTCTACTTTGGGCAAACAACAAAGTGAAGAAAGCAGGTAGAACCTCACAAATGGAGAGTTTCAAG gataAGAACCTTTCAAATGGGATATTCTTCCTCGAACTTCTTAGTTCTGTGGAGCCAAGGGTGGTCAACTGGAGTCTTGTCACGAAGGGGGAAACTG ATGAAGATAAGAAATTGAATGCAACGTATATAATCAGTGTTGCTCGAAAGCTTGGCTGCTCCATCTTTTTGTTACCAGAGGATATCATAGAG GTAAACCAGAAAATGATCCTTATTTTGACTGCAAGCATTATGTACTGGAGCCTGCTGCAACCAGCAGGAGAGTCGGACTCTACACCTGATACGCCCAATGAGTCTAATGAAAATGAAACAGGTTTGGCTGGTGAAATCTCTAATTTGGCCATCAACGATTCTGCTTCAGACACCGTTGGCTCTCCAGAGGATGGGAATGAGCAATCCCCCCATAAGAGTGAAAATGATGAGCCCTCAGATAATGTTGAAAATGAACAATCGTGA